From Saprospiraceae bacterium, one genomic window encodes:
- a CDS encoding TolC family protein: MKTAIHCLVLFIIAIIIHSQPVYGQETQILSLKEFLSVVIKYHPVVRQAHLINKMAEEQLRASGGQFDPMISYRLQDKEFENKKYYRLQNLELNIPTWYGIDLNLTALNNTGPLINPQSTPDLSQQIGFNLPLMQGLLMDQRRKSVLQSKQMLKMAESERILIVNDLLLEAITVYAEWVLCHQQKMLLDSLNQVNELRYNLIQISIGIGEMAPIDTIEALSQWQIIKAQQIEADQKLELARIRISNFLWLQDGSYYQLPAGIIPSDQIFPKVNTSNFEYYLSASDSHPEIKQAVNEIKMAELEKKYRFQFMLPRADLSIQNLSRSFQFGTGAYALKNSLYSGIQFELPLFLRSGRGNYRRAKLELNVRQLNLERINVKIKNDIKMEYTKNKKLILQSETLAQATRNLETMLQAENTKYQNGESSLFIVNQRELRFLESRKQLLILNNQVAKSSWQLQHLIAGLEEAIQFAAGNE, encoded by the coding sequence ATGAAAACGGCAATCCATTGTTTGGTCCTATTTATCATTGCCATAATCATCCACTCCCAACCTGTCTATGGTCAGGAGACCCAAATATTAAGCCTTAAAGAATTCTTGAGTGTTGTGATAAAATATCACCCTGTGGTACGACAGGCTCATTTGATAAATAAAATGGCCGAAGAGCAGCTCAGAGCTTCCGGAGGTCAATTTGACCCAATGATTTCCTACCGCTTGCAGGACAAAGAATTCGAAAACAAAAAATATTACCGGCTCCAAAATCTGGAATTAAATATACCGACATGGTATGGCATTGACTTAAACTTGACCGCTTTAAACAACACAGGACCATTGATCAATCCTCAATCCACTCCAGACCTGAGTCAACAGATTGGTTTTAATTTGCCTCTTATGCAAGGTCTTCTGATGGATCAGCGCAGGAAGAGCGTGTTGCAATCAAAACAAATGCTTAAAATGGCTGAATCAGAAAGAATCCTGATTGTAAATGACCTATTGCTGGAAGCCATCACCGTGTATGCCGAATGGGTACTATGCCACCAGCAGAAGATGCTTTTGGATAGCTTGAATCAGGTCAATGAGCTCAGATATAACTTAATCCAAATTAGCATAGGCATTGGAGAAATGGCTCCTATTGATACCATTGAAGCATTGAGTCAATGGCAAATCATCAAAGCCCAACAAATTGAAGCAGATCAAAAGCTGGAGCTAGCCAGAATCCGAATCAGTAATTTCTTATGGCTGCAGGATGGCTCCTATTATCAATTACCAGCCGGTATCATTCCTTCAGATCAGATTTTTCCAAAAGTAAATACTTCCAATTTTGAGTATTACCTGTCTGCCTCCGACTCTCATCCGGAAATAAAACAAGCCGTCAATGAAATTAAAATGGCAGAACTGGAAAAAAAATACCGATTCCAATTTATGCTTCCGCGTGCAGACCTGAGCATCCAAAATCTTTCCAGATCATTTCAATTCGGTACCGGTGCATACGCACTCAAAAACAGCTTGTACTCAGGAATACAATTTGAATTACCCTTATTTCTAAGATCAGGTAGGGGAAATTACCGCCGGGCCAAGCTGGAGTTGAATGTCCGTCAGTTGAATCTTGAGCGAATCAATGTCAAAATTAAAAATGACATTAAAATGGAATATACCAAAAATAAAAAACTCATCCTTCAGTCAGAAACCCTTGCTCAGGCCACCAGAAATCTTGAAACCATGCTCCAGGCAGAAAACACAAAATATCAAAATGGGGAGAGCAGTTTGTTTATTGTCAATCAGAGAGAATTGCGGTTTTTAGAATCCAGAAAACAGCTCTTGATCTTAAATAACCAGGTAGCAAAATCAAGCTGGCAACTTC